From Salvelinus sp. IW2-2015 linkage group LG2, ASM291031v2, whole genome shotgun sequence, one genomic window encodes:
- the LOC111973784 gene encoding integrin beta-2, whose amino-acid sequence MYKCVSLLLLLMGRGVLSQEVEVCSKTVINSCSDCIRSGAYCTWCXQLNFTKPGEQEAARCDTRAQLEERGCKEKDIISPQNTLXVTKNTALSTDAFVKDEPIQLRPQEVSLKLRPGLPRTFKLDFRRVEGYPVDLYYLMDLSYSMEDDLRSIKTLGNELFKALQGITKQGRIGFGSFVDKTVLPFTNTNPEKLKKPCAEKEXFCQPAFGYRHVLSMTENEADFNKEVDKQRISGNLDSPEGTLDAIMQAAVCGDRIGWRNSSTRLIVLTTDDGFHMAGDGKLAGILEPNDEXCYMDNKLYTKSNDMDYPSVGQVATQLEKNNIQPIFAVTKNMENVYRELSRMIPKSEVGVLSEDSKNVVELIQAAYNRLSSKVTVTHDALPDNVRVTYTPLCPGGGPAGDQGVCDNVKVRDLVSFNVTVTADECIDREMSFLIGPLGIKDKLKVSLSTRCECECDDPKEEEHRDCNRKGKVNCGMCSCKAGFVGQRCECSIGEKDESSLRAACRKDNGTECEGRGDCVCGICQCYALQGGSTYYGTHCECENESCEKFQNKLCGGNGKCRCKNCECNPGYEGTACQCKKSDEQCRTPSGSVCSGRGTCQCNQCKCIEGYQRPFCLTCPACQTPCITKGKCIECLGFQTGPFSKNCSQTCKSINTFDMVETLPPGKPCDVRDVENCRVFFTIKQLDGEDNYTAQILKTRECPELPNIYAIIGGSIAAVALIGLVILLIIKGIFYLRDVKEFRRFENEQKKGKWMPGDNPLFMNATTTVANPTFTGE is encoded by the exons ATGTATAAGTGTGTgtctctcctgctcctgctgATGGGCAGAGGTG TTCTCTCCCAGGAAGTGGAAGTATGTTCCAAAACGGTGATCAACTCCTGCAGCGACTGCATTAGATCAGGAGCGTACTGCACGTGGTGCAWACAACTG AACTTCACCAAGCCAGGTGAGCAAGAAGCAGCTCGCTGTGACACCCGGGCTCAGCTAGAAGAGAGGGGCTGCAAGGAAAAAGACATCATATCCCCCCAGAATACCCTTARTGTGACTAAGAACACCGCCCTGTCCACCGATGCATTTGTCAAGGACGAACCCATCCAGCTGCGTCCTCAGGAGGTCAGTCTGAAGCTCAGACCAG GGCTGCCTCGGACGTTCAAGCTGGACTTTCGGAGAGTGGAGGGCTATCCTGTTGATCTCTACTACCTGATGGATCTCTCCTACTCCATGGAGGACGATCTGAGGAGCATCAAGACTCTGGGAAACGAGCTCTTTAAAGCTCTGCAAGGCATCACAAAACAAGGGCGYATAG GCTTCGGCTCTTTCGTAGACAAGACTGTCCTGCCTTTCACTAACACCAACCCAGAGAAGCTGAAGAAGCCATGCGCCGAAAAGGAGKAGTTCTGTCAACCTGCCTTTGGCTACAGGCATGTTCTTAGCATGACAGAGAACGAAGCTGACTTTAATAAGGAGGTAGACAAGCAGCGCATCTCTGGGAACTTGGACTCCCCTGAAGGGACGCTGGACGCCATCATGCAGGCTGCAGTATGTGGG GACAGGATTGGCTGGAGGAATAGTAGCACTCGGCTAATCGTCCTGACCACCGATGATGGCTTCCACATGGCAGGGGATGGCAAGCTGGCTGGCATACTGGAGCCCAACGACGAGKGATGTTACATGGACAACAAGTTGTACACTAAGAGCAATGACATG GACTACCCATCTGTTGGTCAAGTGGCTACACAGTTAGAGAAGAACAACATTCAGCCAATCTTTGCTGTGACGAAGAACATGGAGAATGTATACAGG GAACTCAGTAGAATGATCCCCAAGTCTGAGGTGGGAGTATTGTCAGAGGACTCCAAAAATGTTGTTGAATTGATCCAAGCTGCCTACAAT AGGCTCTCCTCCAAAGTGACGGTGACTCATGATGCTCTCCCTGACAATGTGAGAGTCACTTACACTCCACTCTGTCCTGGAGGGGGACCCGCAGGGGACCAGGGGGTCTGTGATAACGTCAAAGTACGAGATTTG GTGTCTTTCAACGTAACAGTGACAGCAGATGAATGTATAGACAGGGAGATGTCTTTTCTGATTGGCCCATTGGGCATAAAAGACAAGCTGAAGGTGAGCTTGTCGACTCGCTGCGAGTGTGAATGTGATGACCCCAAGGAGGAGGAACACAGGGACTGCAACAGGAAGGGCAAAGTCAACTGTGGCATGTGCAG TTGCAAAGCCGGCTTCGTGGGTCAGAGGTGCGAGTGCTCCATTGGGGAGAAGGACGAGAGCTCTCTGAGGGCGGCGTGCCGGAAGGACAACGGCACGGAGTGCGAAGGACgaggggactgtgtgtgtggcaTTTGCCAGTGCTATGCCCTACAAGGCGGCAGCACCTACTACGGCACGCACTGCGAGTGTGAAAACGAGAGCTGCGAGAAGTTTCAGAACAAACTGTGTGGAG GGAACGGGAAATGCCGTTGTAAAAATTGCGAATGCAACCCCGGGTACGAGGGCACCGCCTGCCAATGCAAGAAGTCGGACGAGCAGTGTCGCACACCAAGCGGGAGTGTGTGCAGCGGCAGGGGCACATGCCAGTGTAACCAGTGCAAGTGTATCGAGGGCTACCAGCGGCCCTTCTGTCTGACCTGTCCCGCCTGCCAGACTCCCTGTATAACCAAGGG GAAGTGCATCGAGTGTCTGGGCTTTCAGACAGGCCCGTTCAGTAAGAACTGCTCCCAGACCTGTAAGAGTATTAATACATTTGATATGGTGGAGACGTTGCCACCTGGTAAGCCTTGTGACGTGAGGGATGTGGAGAACTGTCGGGTGTTCTTTACCATTAAACAGTTGGATGGAGAGGACAACTACACCGCCCAGATACTAAAGACCAGAG AGTGTCCGGAGTTGCCAAACATCTACGCCATCATTGGAGGCTCCATTGCGGCCGTGGCCCTGATCGGCTTAGTGATCCTGCTCATCATCAAAGGCATCTTCTATTTGAGAGACGTGAAGGAGTTCCGCAGGTTTGAGAATGAGCAGAAGAAAGGAAAGTGGATGCCG GGAGACAATCCACTATTCATGAACGCGACCACCACCGTGGCTAACCCTACCTTCACTGGAGAATAA